A DNA window from Camelina sativa cultivar DH55 chromosome 17, Cs, whole genome shotgun sequence contains the following coding sequences:
- the LOC104758568 gene encoding F-box protein At1g52490-like, translated as MQKRNEERLAGSQLSLDLIVEILKKLPSKSLVRFRCVSKEWSTIISSRRDFIEAIVARSLLAQQQQQQQPPLFVFHHCVPEPFFTLSSTFSESIKEAVSVFASPGPGCTLFEYQYVRGLICCYSTSYQLFTIYNPTTRQSLRLPLIEDSVTEFRRYICHFGYDAVMDQYKVMSIVFDVREFSQTFHVFTLGRSQQSWRRIKGIDDEKLLPSVDAVCIHGTIYYGATRITKKANCAETDDSRRTFDRGETVLLSFDIRSERFYHVSTPEPMLKASSCTIASSRTLLNHKGKLGCIYSGRYETCMWVMESARKQEWSKITFDLPEHPLGCLKGAFSGFSGVTPAGEIFATQNTYFFREPLYVYYYDMNRNSFRRVEIQGTRPEKVTRKNRYAVTVLAIHDHVENTMLLLL; from the exons ATGCaaaaaagaaacgaagaaaGATTGGCAGGTAGCCAACTATCTCTGGATCTGATTGTTGAGATCCTCAAGAAACTCCCATCAAAGTCACTTGTAAGGTTTCGGTGCGTCTCGAAGGAATGGTCAACCATTATCAGCAGCCGTAGAGACTTTATCGAGGCGATCGTGGCTCGATCTTTATTAgctcagcagcagcagcagcagcagcctcCCCTGTTCGTCTTCCAC CATTGTGTGCCTGAACCTTTCTTCACACTCTCGTCTACTTTCTCTGAGAGCATCAAAGAGGCGGTATCAGTCTTTGCATCACCCGGACCCGGCTGCACTTTGTTCGAGTATCAGTACGTCAGAGGCTTGATCTGTTGTTATTCGACTTCTTATCAGTTGTTTACGATATACAACCCTACCACGAGACAATCCCTTCGTCTACCCCTGATCGAAGACTCGGTGACAGAGTTCCGGCGATATATCTGTCACTTTGGATACGACGCTGTCATGGATCAATACAAAGTTATGTCCATAGTTTTTGATGTCCGAGAGTTTTCGCAGACATTTCATGTTTTCACATTGGGACGGAGTCAACAATCTTGGAGGAGAATCAAAGGCATTGATGATGAGAAACTCCTTCCAAGCGTTGACGCGGTTTGCATCCACGGGACTATCTATTACGGAGCAACTAGGATTACGAAAAAGGCCAACTGTGCTGAAACTGATGACAGTCGGAGGACTTTCGACCGTGGTGAAACTGTATTGCTCAGTTTCGACATCAGGTCCGAAAGATTCTATCATGTCTCGACTCCAGAGCCAATGTTAAAAGCATCGTCGTGTACCATTGCAAGTAGTCGAACTCTTTTAAACCACAAAGGGAAGTTAGGATGCATTTATTCCGGCAGATACGAGACATGTATGTGGGTTATGGAGAGTGCTCGGAAACAAGAATGGTCCAAGATTACTTTCGACTTGCCAGAACACCCATTGGGTTGTTTAAAAGGTGCTTTCTCTGGATTCTCAGGTGTCACCCCTGCTGGTGAGATCTTCGCGACTCAAAATACGTACTTCTTTCGTGAGCCCTTGTATGTTTACTACTATGACATGAATCGAAACTCCTTTAGAAGAGTTGAAATCCAAGGTACTAGGCCGGAGAAAGTAACCAGGAAAAATCGTTATGCTGTTACCGTACTTGCGATTCATGATCATGTCGAGAAcacaatgttgttgttgttgtag
- the LOC104759983 gene encoding formamidopyrimidine-DNA glycosylase-like, whose protein sequence is IADDTKVIDGISPSDFQNSVLGKTIVSARRKGKNLWLELDSPPFPSFQFGMAGAIYIKGVAVTKYKRSAVKDSEEWPSKYSKFFVELDDGLEVSFTDKRRFAKVRLLANPTSVRPISELGPDALLEPMTVEEFAENLAKKKITIKPLLLDQSFISGIGNWIADEVLYQARIHPLQTASSLSKEQCEALHTSIKEVIEKAVEVDADSSQFPSNWIFHDREKKPGKAFVDGKKIDFITAGGRTTAYVPELQKLSGKDAEKAAKVRPGKRGVKSKEDDGGGEVDEQESEKEDESAKPKKGQKPRDGRGKKPAPKTKTEESDEEDDDADADGGDDSEAEEKVVKTRGRGRKPAVKRKPEEKPTSQVGKKPKGRKS, encoded by the exons ATCGCCGACGACACCAAAGTGATCGATGGAATCTCGCCGTCCGATTTCCAAAACTCAGTCCTCGGCAAAACCATCGTCTCTGCTCGCCGAAAGGGCAAAAACCTCTGGCTCGAGTTAGATTCCCCGCCATTCCCTTCTTTCCAATTTG GTATGGCTGGTGCTATTTATATCAAAGGCGTTGCAGTTACTAAGTATAAGAG GTCTGCTGTAAAGGACTCAGAGGAGTGGCCATCTAAGTACTCAAAGTTCTTCGTCGAG CTTGATGATGGTCTGGAGGTTTCATTTACTGATAAGAGGAGATTTGCCAAAGTTCGACTTCTAGCAAAT CCAACTTCTGTGCGTCCGATATCAGAACTTGGTCCTGATGCATTGTTGGAGCCTATGACAGTTGAGGAATTTGCTGAGAACTTagctaaaaagaaaataaccatAAAGCCTCTTCTACTTGATCAG AGTTTTATTTCAGGTATTGGGAATTGGATCGCTGATGAAGTGCTGTACCAA GCCAGAATCCACCCCTTGCAGACTGCTTCTAGCCTCTCCAAAGAGCAATGTGAAGCTTTGCACACATCCATCAAAGAG GTGATAGAAAAAGCTGTGGAAGTTGATGCAGACAGTAGTCAGTTTCCTAGTAACTGGATTTTTCATGATAGGGAAAAGAAGCCAGGAAAGGCCTTTGTTGATG GGAAGAAGATTGATTTCATCACTGCTGGTGGAAGG acAACAGCTTATGTTCCAGAGCTGCAGAAACTTTCTGGGAAAGACGCAGAGAAAGCAGCCAAGGTTAGACCGGGTAAACGAGGTGTGAAATCCAAAGAAGACGATGGAGGTGGAGAAGTAGATGAACAAGAAtctgaaaaagaagatgaaagtgcTAAACCGAAGAAAGGACAGAAACCAAGGGATGGTCGTGGTAAGAAGCCTGCACCAAAGACGAAAACAGAAGAGAGTGACGAGGAGGACGATGATGCTGATGCTGATGGTGGAGATGATAGCGAGGCTGAAGAGAAAGTTGTGAAAACGAGAGGTCGTGGTAGAAAGCCTGCGGTGAAGAGGAAACCTGAAGAGAAACCTACTAGCCAAGTTGGTAAGAAGCCAAAGGGAAGAAAAAGTTGA
- the LOC104758569 gene encoding uncharacterized protein LOC104758569 — MSLLSPLPLLHTFSFSSSTVATKPTASRITATTTPSKLRFSVVNATPDNGNSGGRDDEDPSFNPFGFVTDNPSSRSAIQLPESPAEDGNVGQMLYRTEDKGKEYGSTIRSGKLRWFVRETGSKESRRGTVVFLHGAPTQSFSYRTVMSEMSDAGFHCYAPDWIGFGFSDKPQPGYGFNYTEKEYHEAFDKLLEVLEVKSPFFLVVQGFLVGSYGLTWALKNFSKVDKIAILNSPLTVSSPVPGLFKQLRIPLFGEFTCQNAILAERFIEGGSPYVLKNEKADVYRLPYLSSGGPGFALLETAKKINFGDTLSQIANGFSSGSWNKPILVAWGIADKYLPQSIAEEFEKQNPENVKLRLIEGAGHLPQEDWPEKVVAALRAFF, encoded by the exons atgtctctgctctctcctcttcctctgctccacacattctccttctcctcctccaccgtcgCCACAAAACCCACCGCTTCTAGAATCACTGCTACTACTACGCCTTCGAAACTCCGCTTCTCCGTCGTTAACGCGACGCCGGATAATGGAAACAGCGGTGGTCGTGATGACGAGGATCCGTCTTTCAACCCGTTTGGTTTCGTTACTGACAACCCGTCTAGCCGGAGCGCAATTCAGTTACCGGAGTCTCCGGCAGAAGACGGTAACGTCGGTCAAATGCTCTAC AGGACTGAAGATAAAGGAAAGGAGTATGGTTCAACTATCAGATCTGGGAAGCTTAGATGGTTTGTGAGAGAGACtg GATCAAAGGAGAGTCGTCGAGGAACCGTTGTCTTTCTTCATGGAGCTCCAACTCAGTCTTTTAGTTACCGGACTGTCATGTCTGAG ATGTCAGATGCTGGATTTCATTGCTATGCACCTGACTGGATAGGATTCGGATTCAGTGACAAGCCGCAGCCAGGATATGGTTTTAATTACACAG AGAAAGAGTACCATGAGGCGTTTGATAAACTGCTGGAAGTGCTTGAGGTCAAGTCTcctttctttcttgttgttcAG GGGTTTCTTGTAGGTTCATATGGTTTAACATGGGCATTGAAAAACTTTAGCAAGGTTGACAAAATTGCGATTCTTAATAGTCCACTGACTGTTTCATCCCCAGTTCCTGGATTATTTAAGCAGCTGAG GATTCCCCTCTTTGGTGAATTCACTTGCCAAAATGCTATCTTGGCTGAGCGGTTCATTGAAGGAGGTAGCCC GTACGTCCTGAAGAATGAGAAAGCTGATGTCTATCGTCTACCATATTTGTCAAGCGGAGGACCTGGGTTTG CCTTGCTCGAGACGGCGAAAAAGATCAACTTTGGAGACACCTTGAGTCAAATTGCAAATGGGTTTTCATCAGGCAG CTGGAATAAACCCATTCTTGTGGCTTGGGGGATAGCTGATAAATACCTACCTCAGTCTATAGCAGAGGAATTTGAGAAACAGAATCCCGAAAATGTCAAGCTTCGGCTCATTGAAGGTGCTGGACATTTACCTCAAGAAGACTG GCCAGAGAAAGTAGTTGCTGCCCTCCGAGCATTTTTCTGA
- the LOC104758570 gene encoding protein FAR1-RELATED SEQUENCE 6-like yields MERSESVDEDVQASEYLQNDEILERDDPMSDGGCTLRIGDDDEALVCSSDHEIDVGFCQNQDRRSEDDAATGEFDEQSGLLVEGKEFEAPAVGMEFDSYDDAYNYYNCYATEVGFRVRVKNSWFKRRSKEKYGAVLCCSSQGFKRINDVNRVRKETRTGCPAMIRMRQVDSKRWRVIEVTLDHNHLLGSKLCKSVKRNGTKRKCVSSPVSDAKTVKLYRTRVMDTVDNVNPSLTLKKQFQNSAGSPDVLNLKKGDSAAIYNYFCRMQLTNPTFFYLMDVNDEGQLRNVFWADAFSKVSCSYFGDVIFIDNSYISGKFEVPLVTFTGVNHHGKTTLLSCGLLAGEKMESYHWLLKVWLSVMKCSPQTIVTDRCKPLEAAISQVFPGSHHRFSLTHIMRKIPEKLGGLHNYDGVRKALTKAVYETLKVVEFEAAWGFLVHNFGIVDNEWLRSLYEERVKWAPVYLKDTFFAGIAAAHPGETLNPFFERYVHKQTPLKEFLDKYELALQKKHKEETLSDMESLNSNTAELKTKCSFESQLSRIYTRNMFKKFQVEVEEMYSCFSTTPLHVDGPLLIFLVKERVVGESNRREIRDFEVLYNRSVGEVRCICSCFNFYGYLCRHALCVLNFNGVEEIPLRYILPRWRKDYKRIHFAGNALTGFVEGTDRVQWFDQLYKNALQVVEEGSVSLDHYKVAMQALQQSLDKVHSVEYKQ; encoded by the exons ATGGAGAGAAGTGAATCCGTCGATGAAGAT GTGCAGGCATCTGAGTATTTACAGAACGACGAGATTCTTGAAAGAGATGATCCAATGTCAGATGGTGGATGTACTTTACGGataggtgatgatgatgaagctttaGTTTGTAGTAGTGATCATGAGATTGATGTTGGATTTTGTCAAAACCAAGATCGGAGGAGCGAGGATGATGCGGCTACGGGAGAGTTTGATGAACAGAGCGGTTTACTTGTTGAGGGAAAAGAATTCGAAGCCCCTGCGGTTGGGATGGAGTTTGACTCTTATGATGATGCTTATAACTACTATAACTGTTACGCTACTGAAGTTGGATTTAGAGTAAGAGTGAAGAACTCGTGGTTTAAGCGGCGTAGTAAAGAGAAGTATGGTGCTGTGCTTTGTTGTAGTAGTCAAGGTTTCAAGAGGATTAACGATGTGAATCGTGTTAGAAAAGAAACTCGAACTGGTTGCCCTGCAATGATTAGAATGAGGCAGGTGGATTCTAAGAGGTGGCGGGTAATTGAAGTAACACTTGATCATAACCATTTGCTCGGTTCCAAGTTGTGTAAATCTGTTAAAAGGAATGGGACCAAGAGGAAGTGTGTATCTAGCCCTGTCTCAGATGCTAAGACGGTTAAGCTTTACCGGACACGTGTGATGGATACTGTGGACAACGTGAACCCAAGTTTGACTCTTAAGAAACAGTTTCAGAACTCAGCTGGTTCACCCGATGTGCTGAACCTTAAGAAAGGAGACTCTGCAGCAATCTACAACTACTTTTGCCGTATGCAGTTGACAAATCctacttttttttacttgatgGATGTAAATGATGAAGGTCAACTAAGGAATGTGTTTTGGGCAGATGCTTTCTCTAAAGTTTCTTGCAGTTACTTTGGTGATGTCATCTTCATAGACAATTCTTATATATCCGGAAAGTTCGAGGTTCCACTGGTGACATTTACAGGAGTGAATCACCATGGGAAAACTACATTGCTTAGTTGTGGTCTTCTTGCTGGAGAGAAAATGGAATCTTACCATTGGTTGCTCAAAGTATGGCTCAGTGTCATGAAGTGTTCTCCTCAAACCATTGTCACAGACAGATGCAAGCCTTTAGAGGCTGCGATCTCTCAAGTGTTTCCAGGATCTCATCACCGATTCAGTCTGACACATATAATGAGGAAAATCCCCGAGAAACTAGGAGGGTTACATAACTATGATGGCGTGAGGAAGGCATTAACGAAAGCAGTTTACGAAACCTTAAAAGTTGTTGAGTTTGAAGCAGCTTGGGGGTTCTTGGTTCACAATTTTGGGATTGTCGACAACGAATGGCTCCGTTCCTTGTATGAAGAGCGAGTTAAATGGGCTCCGGTTTATCTCAAAGACACGTTTTTCGCAGGAATCGCCGCTGCTCATCCTGGAGAAACCCTGAATCCATTTTTCGAGAGGTATGTTCACAAGCAAACACCGTTGAAAGAGTTTCTTGATAAGTACGAGCTAGCTCTGCAGAAGAAGCACAAGGAAGAAACTCTCAGCGACATGGAGTCTCTCAACTCAAACACAGCCGAGCTTAAAACAAAGTGTTCCTTCGAGAGTCAGCTCTCAAGAATCTACACGAGAAACATGTTCAAGAAATTCCAAGTAGAGGTAGAAGAAATGTACTCATGTTTCAGCACAACACCGCTTCACGTGGATGGGCCTTTGCTTATCTTCCTTGTGAAAGAACGTGTCGTAGGCGAATCCAACAGAAGAGAAATCAGAGATTTCGAGGTTCTGTACAACAGATCTGTTGGTGAAGTGCGGTGCATATGTAGCTGCTTCAACTTCTACGGATACTTATGCAGACATGCTCTCTGTGTTCTCAACTTCAATGGCGTTGAAGAAATACCTTTGCGTTATATTCTACCACGGTGGAGAAAAGACTACAAAAGAATCCACTTCGCCGGTAATGCCTTGACCGGTTTTGTCGAAGGCACAGACCGTGTTCAATGGTTTGATCAGTTGTATAAAAACGCTCTTCAGGTAGTTGAAGAAGGATCAGTTTCTTTGGATCATTATAAAGTAGCAATGCAAGCTCTTCAACAGTCTTTGGACAAAGTTCATAGTGTAGAGTACAAACAATAG
- the LOC104758571 gene encoding uncharacterized protein LOC104758571: protein MKFKAFMTENGVSLLEKRFLPAFDKMGKTCHLLLTKEHLFFLHNLLNGDGVQCIAQFRKDVLFDDYRISSQNEDRIAFSLDVALLYRAVKSSVSICTEFSGGLASNRLQIKLVKKLPPNCTQPMPFLTFETKGYKSAVIQDVPISKPLSRSQVIELQTALDSAQDLPPTLVQVQDSNQLQNFVDHMRHVGDVLNVTISKHGDLQVQISTTLIRLGTEFQRLSVIGEKSQAPVEDRNLSAQARSERAIARGDAQSVQVSVKHFSKSLQCHLTKPDSAFYGIAPQGACLTVIFQFLVPGTRQTDKSISLHCRLPVLDPGSN from the coding sequence ATGAAGTTTAAGGCGTTTATGACTGAGAATGGTGTGAGTCTCTTAGAGAAGAGGTTTCTTCCAGCATTTGACAAAATGGGGAAGAcctgtcatcttcttctcactaAAGAACACTTGTTCTTCCTTCATAACCTTCTCAATGGTGATGGAGTCCAATGCATTGCTCAGTTTCGCAAAGATGTTCTCTTTGATGATTACCGTATCTCGAGTCAGAACGAGGACCGTATTGCTTTCTCCTTGGATGTTGCTCTTCTGTACCGAGCTGTGAAGAGCAGTGTTAGTATCTGTACTGAGTTCAGTGGTGGGTTAGCTTCTAATAGATTGCAGATCAAATTGGTGAAGAAGCTTCCTCCTAACTGTACACAGCCGATGCCGTTTCTGACGTTTGAGACTAAAGGGTACAAGTCTGCTGTTATTCAAGATGTTCCGATTTCGAAACCGTTGTCTCGGTCTCAAGTTATCGAGCTTCAGACTGCGCTTGACTCGGCTCAAGACTTGCCTCCTACTCTTGTTCAAGTACAAGACTCGAATCAGCTGCAGAACTTTGTTGATCATATGAGACATGTTGGGGATGTTCTTAACGTCACGATAAGCAAGCACGGTGATCTGCAAGTGCAAATCTCGACGACTTTGATTAGGCTTGGTACTGAGTTCCAGAGGCTTTCGGTTATTGGCGAGAAATCTCAAGCTCCTGTTGAGGATAGGAACTTAAGTGCTCAGGCTCGTTCAGAGAGAGCTATTGCTAGAGGAGATGCTCAGTCTGTGCAAGTGAGTGTTAAGCACTTCTCAAAGAGTCTTCAGTGTCACTTAACCAAACCAGATTCTGCTTTCTATGGGATTGCTCCTCAAGGTGCTTGCTTGACAGTGATCTTCCAGTTCTTGGTTCCTGGAACCCGTCAAACCGATAAATCAATCAGTTTGCATTGCCGTCTACCTGTGCTGGATCCAGGGTCCAActga
- the LOC104758573 gene encoding PTI1-like tyrosine-protein kinase At3g15890 isoform X2 → MFRIAVKRLKAWSSREEITFAVEVEILARIRHKNLLSVRGYCAEGQERLIVYDYMPNLSLVSHLHGQHSSDSLLDWTRRMNIAVTSAQAIAYLHHFATPRIVHGDVRASNVLLDSEFEARVTDFGYGKMMPDDAGDGGNKITKGNNIGYLSPECIESGKESDMEDVYSFGVVLLELVTGKRPIERASLTTKQGITEWVLPLVYERKFGEIVDHRLNGKYVEDELKRVVLIGLICAQKEPEKRPTMSEVVEMLMNESKEKMSQLEANPLFNGNNVGEVIDESSEIIAEERDHQ, encoded by the exons ATGTTCCGG atTGCAGTCAAGAGATTGAAGGCATGGAGTAGTAGAGAAGAGATAACTTTTGCTGTAGAAGTCGAGATTCTTGCCCGTATCCGCCACAAGAATCTATTGAGTGTAAGAGGTTACTGTGCTGAAGGACAAGAGCGACTCATTGTGTATGACTACATGCCAAATTTGAGCCTGGTCTCTCATCTTCATGGTCAGCATTCATCTGATTCGCTTCTTGATTGGACCAGGCGGATGAATATTGCTGTAACCTCTGCTCAGGCAATTGC CTACTTGCACCATTTTGCTACACCTCGAATAGTCCATGGAGATGTGAGAGCAAGTAATGTGCTGCTAGATTCTGAGTTTGAAGCTCGGGTTACAGATTTTGGATATGGCAAGATGATGCCAGATGATGCAGGAGATGGAGGTAACAAAATCACCAAGGGTAATAACATTGGGTATCTCTCACCAGAATGTATCGAATCAGGAAAAGAATCAGACATGGAAGATGTGTATagttttggtgttgttttgCTGGAGCTTGTGACTGGTAAGAGACCTATTGAAAGGGCAAGCTTAACAACAAAACAGGGTATCACCGAATGGGTTTTACCTTTGGTTTACGAAAGAAAGTTTGGTGAAATTGTGGATCATAGGCTGAATGGGAAGTATGTAGAAGACGAGCTGAAAAGGGTAGTTTTGATTGGGCTTATTTGTGCTCAGAAGGAGCCAGAGAAGAGACCAACAATGTCTGAAGTTGTGGAGATGCTGATGAATGAATCAAAGGAGAAAATGTCTCAGCTTGAAGCTAATCCACTCTTCAATGGAAACAATGTAGGGGAAGTTATAGATGAAAGCTCAGAGATCATTGCAGAAGAGAGAGATCATCAGTAA
- the LOC104758573 gene encoding PTI1-like tyrosine-protein kinase At3g15890 isoform X1, whose protein sequence is MQLFSCFCCGKGFDRKKKVKTEPSWRIFSLKELHAATNSFNYDNKLGEGRFGSVYWGQLWDGSQIAVKRLKAWSSREEITFAVEVEILARIRHKNLLSVRGYCAEGQERLIVYDYMPNLSLVSHLHGQHSSDSLLDWTRRMNIAVTSAQAIAYLHHFATPRIVHGDVRASNVLLDSEFEARVTDFGYGKMMPDDAGDGGNKITKGNNIGYLSPECIESGKESDMEDVYSFGVVLLELVTGKRPIERASLTTKQGITEWVLPLVYERKFGEIVDHRLNGKYVEDELKRVVLIGLICAQKEPEKRPTMSEVVEMLMNESKEKMSQLEANPLFNGNNVGEVIDESSEIIAEERDHQ, encoded by the exons ATGCAATTGTTTAGTTGCTTTTGCTGTGGAAAGGGATTTGATCG gaagaagaaggtgaaaacAGAGCCATCATGGAGGATTTTTTCGCTCAAGGAGCTTCACGCAGCCACAAACAGTTTTAATTACGATAACAAGCTTGGTGAAGGTCGATTTGGCAGTGTATATTGGGGTCAGCTATGGGATGGATCTCAA atTGCAGTCAAGAGATTGAAGGCATGGAGTAGTAGAGAAGAGATAACTTTTGCTGTAGAAGTCGAGATTCTTGCCCGTATCCGCCACAAGAATCTATTGAGTGTAAGAGGTTACTGTGCTGAAGGACAAGAGCGACTCATTGTGTATGACTACATGCCAAATTTGAGCCTGGTCTCTCATCTTCATGGTCAGCATTCATCTGATTCGCTTCTTGATTGGACCAGGCGGATGAATATTGCTGTAACCTCTGCTCAGGCAATTGC CTACTTGCACCATTTTGCTACACCTCGAATAGTCCATGGAGATGTGAGAGCAAGTAATGTGCTGCTAGATTCTGAGTTTGAAGCTCGGGTTACAGATTTTGGATATGGCAAGATGATGCCAGATGATGCAGGAGATGGAGGTAACAAAATCACCAAGGGTAATAACATTGGGTATCTCTCACCAGAATGTATCGAATCAGGAAAAGAATCAGACATGGAAGATGTGTATagttttggtgttgttttgCTGGAGCTTGTGACTGGTAAGAGACCTATTGAAAGGGCAAGCTTAACAACAAAACAGGGTATCACCGAATGGGTTTTACCTTTGGTTTACGAAAGAAAGTTTGGTGAAATTGTGGATCATAGGCTGAATGGGAAGTATGTAGAAGACGAGCTGAAAAGGGTAGTTTTGATTGGGCTTATTTGTGCTCAGAAGGAGCCAGAGAAGAGACCAACAATGTCTGAAGTTGTGGAGATGCTGATGAATGAATCAAAGGAGAAAATGTCTCAGCTTGAAGCTAATCCACTCTTCAATGGAAACAATGTAGGGGAAGTTATAGATGAAAGCTCAGAGATCATTGCAGAAGAGAGAGATCATCAGTAA
- the LOC104758574 gene encoding uncharacterized protein LOC104758574, translating to MATAFSNTSPSSNLYLHRFRQSLSLPSQSCFSPSPLSRLHPQTQTLFFVATPVRVRRIAVAPLGPPTPPSPDPPPPKNTTEPTSLMGVASMIQDRVKIFTAVLIWISLFFWASALQGRDRGNGKGKKGSRFK from the exons ATGGCGACTGCGTTTTCCAACACAAGTCCAAGCTCCAACCTTTACCTTCATCGCTTCCGTCAAAGCCTCTCTCTTCCATCTCAGTCGTGCTTCTCACCGTCTCCGTTGTCTCGGCTTCATCCTCAGACCCAGACCCTTTTCTTCGTCGCTACTCCCGTCCGCGTAAGACGCATCGCCGTCGCTCCTCTCGGCCCTCCAACGCCGCCTAGTCCCGACCCACCTCCGCCTAAAAACACGACCGAGCCCACAA GTCTTATGGGAGTAGCGTCGATGATACAAGATCGTGTAAAGATCTTTACTGCAGTACTAATTTGGATCTCACTCTTCTTCTGGGCTTCAGCATTACAAGGAAGAGATAGAGGAAATGGTAAAGGGAAGAAGGGTTCGAGATTCAAGTAG
- the LOC104758575 gene encoding 26.5 kDa heat shock protein, mitochondrial encodes MALARLALRNLQQKLSPSLIGQSCERGMVSNRHNPMKLNRYMATSTTGEQQEEKKNTQVSVSEKKSPQRNSPRRRGRKSLWRNTDDHGYFAPALNEFFTPSLGNALMQATENINRIFDNFNIRPSQLMGQVKEQDDCYKLRYDVPGLTKDDVKITVDDGVLVIKGEHKAEEEKGSPEEDEYWSSKSYGYYNTSLSLPDDAKVEEIKAELKNGVLNVVIPRTEKPKKNVQEISVE; translated from the exons ATGGCTCTAGCTCGTCTAGCTTTGAGAAACCTTCAGCAAAAATTGTCTCCTAGTCTGATTGGTCAATCTTGTGAAAGGGGTATGGTCAGTAATCGACATAATCCAATGAAGCTAAACAGATACATGGCTACTTCGACTACTGGTGAACAacaagaggaaaagaagaacaCACAAGTGAGTGTGTCCGAGAAGAAATCTCCTCAACGCAATTCCCCACGGAGACGTGGCCGCAAAAGTCTCTGGCGTAACACTGACGATCATGGCTACTTCGCTCCTGCCCTAAATG agttttttaCTCCCAGTCTAGGAAACGCCCTGATGCAAGCAACAGAGAACATAAACAGAATTTTCGACAACTTCAACATTAGACCATCTCAACTAATGGGTCAAGTGAAAGAGCAAGACGACTGTTACAAACTCAGATACGATGTTCCAGGGCTAACCAAAGATGACGTGAAGATCACGGTAGATGATGGAGTCTTGGTGATTAAAGGAGAACACAAGgcggaagaagaaaaaggctcACCTGAAGAAGACGAGTACTGGTCTTCAAAGAGTTATGGTTACTACAACACGAGCTTGTCTTTGCCTGATGATGCTAAGGTTGAGGAGATCAAAGCAGAGCTCAAGAATGGTGTGCTTAATGTTGTGATTCCTAGGACGGAGAAGCCAAAGAAGAATGTTCAGGAGATATCTGTTGAGTAA
- the LOC104758576 gene encoding uncharacterized protein LOC104758576, giving the protein MTCILSCSHGVVIATAMVFSSTALFLAISRQFSSGTQTSDQQILLRSCLSSEEKKKQRKQRKRKKKVKFAENVREPKGNGEEYRKKMEQHLKRIVPEQMIEPEKTVSVCRNDMPANRMALYNGILRDRAHRVQCSY; this is encoded by the exons ATGACTTGTATACTAAGTTGTTCTCATGGCGTAGTGATCGCAACCGCCATGGTTTTCTCAAGCACTGCTCTGTTTCTTGCTATTTCCCGCCAATTCTCGTCAGGTACTCAGACATCAGATCAACAAATCCTCCTCCGTTCTTGTCTTTCTTCAG aagagaagaagaaacagaggaaacagaggaagaggaagaagaaagtgaaatttGCAGAGAATGTGAGAGAGCCGAAAGGTAACGGTGAAGAGTATCGTAAGAAGATGGAACAACATCTTAAGAGAATTGTACCGGAACAGATGATTGAACCGGAGAAGACCGTTTCGGTTTGTAGAAACGACATGCCTGCTAATCGGATGGCTTTGTACAATGGGATTCTTAGGGACAGAGCTCATCGTGTTCAGTGCTCCTATTGA